The Zalophus californianus isolate mZalCal1 chromosome X, mZalCal1.pri.v2, whole genome shotgun sequence genomic interval GGTAAAGCAAGCTCtaaatagtaatatatatatttcatctatATTTAAAGCAAATGTATGTGCAAAAATTTGGGTTTGGTGATAATCCTAGCCTGTTGTGAAAACATAAACAACCTAAGAGCCAATATACAGGTCTTTAACTTTAACTCACTTATAGCAATATGTCATTTAGCCACTCTGATTAATCTGACTGACAAGGGCTGAGGTCAAATCTATGCAATTTGTAACTTTAATAAGACTCTAAGTAGCAAATTGTAATCAATTTTCAGTGTAAACTTCATTGATGCCCCACACCTCAGGGTCCTAAATGAGTAAATTCCATCAACTGTCATGATTTATCAAGTTCTGGTGATGAGAAGCACTGTAAGTGTATGATAAGCACACAGTGGGTTTATGTTACCATGTGGAAAActccaatattttaaaaggattttagcAAACTCCTTCAGAGGGAAATACTATCTTTGTTCCTGAACAGCAAAcaaataaaccttctgtcccAGAGTGAAatactatattttcttccaaGGCTCTTTGTTACATAGATAGCATTGGAGAATAGTGTGAAACAAATGCTGTTAATGCCTCTGATCAGAATTCAAGGAGAAATATGAGACTTATAAAGAATTGTCTCCCAACAATGACAAGCTATTTCTAAGATTTATGTGGAAATTCATAGGACTTAGAATATCCAAAAGTGTTAAGGAAGGctcgtgttgtgatgagcactgggtgttatacgcacctaatgaatcattgaacaccacatcaaaaattaatgatgtactctatggtggctaactgaacataataaaacaaaaacaaaaactaaaacaaaaagaataacaatGCGGTAGGACTTACACCGACAGCTTCCAAGACTtattactataaagctataatatacaaaaaaagtgtggcactggcataaaGATAGGCAAATAGGTGAATTTTGcagaacagagaatccagaaatagacccatatgGATATAGTATTTGCTTGTCAACAAAGGTACAAAGCTaattcagtggaaaaaagatagtgTTATCAGGGActggtgctggaacaattagaTAGCTATaagttaaaagaaatgataatctttaccttataccatatacaaaaattaagtagaaattgATATTAGACTTAAATatgagctaaaactataaaaattttagaataaaaaataggaCAAAATCTAAGTGAATCTGGACTTGgcaaaaatatcttaaataggttgtaaaaaatattaagtacaataaacaaaatcaataaattggacttcatctaaattaaaataatttgttcaaataaggATACTGTTAGGGAAATGAAAAGTAAGACACAGAATGCAAGAAAATATCCATGAAACATAACCATCAAAGATCTTATATTTAAATGTGTAAAGAATCCTTAAAAATCAATAAGTACTAAGCAAACAACACAATTATAATGGGCAAATATTAGAACAAACTCTtcacaaaataagataaatggaTGGTAattaagcacatggaaagatgctcaacattataaATAGGGAAATGCTAGTTAAAACTAaaatgaggggcccctgggtggctcagttggttaagcaactgccttcggctcaggtcgtgatcctggagtcccgggatcgagttccgcatcaggctccttgctcggcagagagtctgcttctccctctgaccctcttccctctcgtgctctctatctctcattctctctctctctcaaataaataaataaaatctttaataaaaaaattaaaaaaaaactaaaatgatatACCACAACACACCTATTACAATGGttcaaattaaaaagactgaccataccaaggCTCCATGAGTATATGTGGCTATGGATATTTggaaacagtttagcagtttcctaaaatgttaaatatacagTTACCATACTGCTGTTCTTAAGTTTTtatctgagaaaaaataaagcatatatccacacaaggacttgtacatgaatattaatagcatctttatttgtaataggcaaaaactggaaaaacctTAAATAACCATATGATGAAATACaatacaataacaaaataaatatattattacatcAAATAACAGCagggaaaaatctcaaataattatGGTgagtttaaaaagacaaaaaagagaatataatgtatgattccatttatacaaaattcaacaaaatgcaaactaatctatagtgagagagaacagattggtggttgtctaGAGGTAGGAATGGGGATGGGTAGGAAAGCAATACACAAGTGAGCAAAGAAACTTTTGGAAGTGATGGATATGGTCACTATTCTGATATGGTATGAgcttcataaatatatacatatggattttttacttttatttaaagcttttttttttatttatttgagacagagagtgcacgtgagagagagagagaaagcatgaccGGGAAGgttgggggggtgcagagggagagggagagggagaagccgacttcctgcagagcagggagccagatgtgaggctctatcccaggaccctgggatcatgacctgagccaaaggcaaacaaccaactgagccagccaggcacccctacatatggattttttaaattaagtaatggAAAAACATGTTTGGAGTCAAAGAACCCTTAAACAATAAGGCTTGCAAAGTCTTTGACAATTTTTAGCCAATTAGCTTTTCTTTAAAGTgaataataaatcaaaatcttcaatacttttttttctatttctttattttaatgtgctattgctttctgtattttgggTCATATTTTCCAACTACTTCTTCATATgctataaatatactttttttcattGATATTAGTAATATGCATCTCAAGCAAGGTCCTGTTTTCATTGTGATAGACCAGGAGCCTGTCTGATTCTGATATGAACCACTTGTGGGCATAATTATGTGTCAGAAGTCTAACATTTAAGGAAGGCTCTGGACTAGTTACCTGTtgctgggaaaatgaaaaagcaatgagCAGTTATTGCAAATACCACTTGATGAGTCAAGTACTCAAATATGCTAACTGGTTTAGACTGTTCCATTACCAAAAAATTCCAACCAATTCCTGTCCACAGTTCCTCTTTTACTCAATACTTCTTCATCCTTCAAGATCCCACTCCAAAGTTGTATACCAGCCCATAGTAGACCTTTGGGAAAGtactttttcttggaaaaatgaaTCATATGCAAGATGGGCTGAGGCCAAATGCAGCAGGTGGCTGGGAATTAAAGAGGTCTCTCAGCTGGGAACTGGAGACTTTGGGAGATgctgaggaagaaaaatgacCATATGAGTCCACTGGGCTTTGAAATAGGGGCCTTGCATTTGCATGTGTGGGATAAATTATGTGAAAACTAGTAACTTCCTTGTTGAGCAGGCTGCAGGAAAAAGGCTTTCTTCTGACTATGGTAGGCACTTGCCTTGTGAATCTCTTTTTTACTCCAGGCGCTATGCTCTGTGCTGAGTCTGAGTTCACAGTTAAAATTACAGAGACCTCAGAGTCAAAGCCCAGGCCCATGTGAATGCCCTGCAGACCACACTTCTAGtggaagtgggaaaaaaattgaaaataagtgTGGATAGATGGTGGTTTCTATTTTCACCAGATCACACAGATAAAAAACAAGTGAAATGtagcatatatctttctgaaaaGTTAAACTGTCTTCAGGACATGAAGAGGTTTGACCTCCATCAGACCAGGAGGACAGAGGGACAGGTCCTGCAAAGTTCCCTGCTGAGCTAATAACTGGGACAGTCTTCCCCACCACAAGCTTTGCTGGCATACAGTACACCCTTCCAAAGGATGGCTTAGTCCATTAGTCCCTGGTTCATTTTATGGTCCCAGAGAGATGCTGTTTAGAGCACCTTCTGGGGAGAGGATTGCCCCTACCAGTTTCTCTCTTGAGATTAAATTCCCCTGAGCCAGTCAGAAGGTGCCAAGTTTGTGGATGGCAGGGAAAGAGGGCCTGAGTGAAGTCTTAGGGTGGCCATGATATCCCTGAGTGTGGTTTGGGGTATTTGTagtaaatagaaacagaaagggaaaggaaaacctCATACCCATAAAATTTTTGAGGGAAAACTGGAGCTTAATGTGATGGAGCCCAGGCATCCTCAGAAATTGTATTACATTCTGATTGAGAGTAGGTAAAGGGTACGGGGAAGGTTTCTGTGGTACAGTAGTTGTCAAGTTTGCCCAAAGTACAAATGGTTCCCACGCATAAACACAGGTTTTACCCCATACCCATCCCCTCTTTCCTCATTTGGACCAGAGAGAAACAACGACTTGAATTTTCAGGCATTCCTAAACTTTTACACTTGCTCTGCATCTTCTGCCAGAGCATGATAGGTTGATATGCAGGACACAACAAGTAATACAACATGTTTGTGCTGTTTATGCTTCCTACTTTCTCCacttttgctcttttgtttgggTTCAGGAGTGACAGGGCAGGGGTCACTCCTGTTGTCACTGGGAGGATGCAACACTTGGCGGGTCCCTCCCAGCTCATGCCTCATGGGGGCCCCCAAAATTCTCCTTCCTGCAGGGGAGAGACATCACAGCTACACAGCCCAACTTCAGAAGCCACAGATTGGAGGTGTCTGTTTCCACAACAACTGATTCTCTGTGATTTTTAGCAAGTCACGGTGCCTGCTTGGATGCCCAGTGGTTACAGCTTCCCAAGTGGCAGGTCTGGAGGGTTGTTTCCTCCTGTTAGTGAACaagtttcagatttcacatttGTATCTCACCATTGCCAGAGTGGTAGTGAAGAGAGTTGGACCAGGCAACAGGTCCAACCAGCATTTAAAGGACAATCTCCCTATTCATACACAAGTCCTCATGTATAAagtctcagggtgcctgggaTAAGAAGCCAGTCCAGTCCTATGTGTGAATAGAACTCTGCAggtgaatttttttcctgtggtttctgAGCACAAGAGGTGAATATGCTTCATACATTGCTCATACCAGAAAGAGAGTACAAGAGTACAAGGATGAGCaacttttcaagtattttttctcctgatttaGTGATATCTTATTCTATCTATTGAATATGGgcacacagaaagagaaagttttttttcttaattaaaataccTCTCCTTCTCAATGTAAGTTACAAGTTTAATCACTAAAGAATGGATTGCTTGCCCcttaagaatggaaaaaaatatatatgctacCCCCCCCCATCAATTTTTGTCCATTTTGGAGCCTAAGACCAAAGAGAGAAGTACAGTTGAGAAAAGTACAATTAAAACACTTAGACTGACAACAATGGTAAACATGTACACTTTGTTAGACTAACACAGGAATCTTTGGCCCTGCTGCTTCATGGTCAGGGCTCTGTTGGGCATGATTTTGAATGAAATCCAAgcatattctctccctctttagTTTAGGTGCAGCTACCAGGAATGCAGAGCAGCATTTAAGGTATAAAGTACTTTGTTCTCAAGGACAACACTATGGTGAGAGAGGCAATCTCACCATACGCCAAGGTTCTCTTTACAGGTGAAGCAGACAAGCCCGGGGTAGGACTAGAATGCAGGGTTCACAAGTTCTCTGCCCTAGCCCCATGACAACCCCTTGTGCCAAAGCCTGGGTTTTACAGCAAAACtcagcactgagtgttatatgcaactaatgaatcattgaacactacataaaaaactaatgtactatacagtggctaactgaaaattaataataataataataaacttagtTCAGACCGGGGAACCCTGGGTCCACCAAAAATCCTAAGAAGTCTATTAAAGTTCCTGCAAAGGCCAGTCCTGATGCTTTAATCATTAATTTACCAGAGAAATAACAGGATGATACTATTCCTTGGGTGAGCTAACAATAACCCTGGCAGGTGGGATGCCTACTATCCATGCATACTAAGAATAGAAGTGAATCCCTTAAACTGATAAAGGACATGAAGCCAATTATTAATGTGTTGCCTCTCTACTCTAAATTCACCCCTCAAAACATGCTCTCTGATAATAGATGAATTTTTTAAGTATCTCTCCTTCAGAGTGAACACAATATTATAATCTCAGTAGAAGACACTGGAGGTTGAAGGAGGAAGTGCCTGTGATTTCTGGTTCTTAGGGGTGTGGCTATGAAGATATCCTCAGTGCTCGGCTCCAAGCATGAGCCAAAAACAACTGTCTTCATCAAATGTGCAATCCTGATGTGGCCTGGAAATAAGCTTTTTGTGGCCCTCTTCATAGTACATCCATTGGTACATCATACTACGTTTGGTATCATCCAAAACACTTGCCCCCTTAATTCCCTCTGTTTTCTTGCTCTTCTGCCCCATCCCCAAACAACTACTCTTCTGTAGTTCTCCCAGTGCTGCAGCCCTCCCAAAACCAAGGTCTTTCTGATCCTATGTGCAGGGCATTTTTAACTCCAGGCCTCCAACTCCACAAGCACCCCCATTCTTActacacacccacacactggCCACTAGTTGTGGCTTGTCCACACTGATGTGTTCCAGAGGGTTGTTTCCTGCTTACCCTGTAACTGTAGACCAGCTCTGGTTTTGTAAACCAGCTCTGGCACCCACAAACCAGCAAACTTGTTTGTCATCCAGTAGGTTCTCCTATACCTTCTCCACTGAGGTGTGAACTCCAGCCTTGGAGAGGGGCCCACATTCAAAATTGGTCTTTCCTTGGGCCCTCTCCCACAGCCCTAGAATACCACACATAGGAAATAACATATCctatttattatgcatttttcATAGTTTAATAATTCTTTACATTAAACCTTATGTTTATGTTAGACTTCCCTTGTCCACTGTGCACTTTCTACCCCGTGCTTGATTCAGATTGCTACAGAACACATGTACATCAAACATCATTCTTAGAATTACTGATACCTTTCTCTTTGAGAGATGCATCAAATAAAGACCTCCACTATCATTGAGAGAAAGCagtaagggaaaagaaaggaagaaaatgctttgaaaggaagaagtaagactGGCATTATGTGCAGATGTTATGATTCTGTACCTTAAATCTTACAAGTATGTACAGACAAGTTGTTAGAATCAACAAAAGAGTTTAGGTATTTGTAACATAAAAAACCAATATACAAAAGCCATTTGCATTCTATTTACCAGaacaaatttagaaaatgaaaatttcaaagatgGTATTTGCAAAATATGAAATGCCTAGGATAAAATGTCCtcctatggaaaaaaatacaaaatattattggGACACATTAAAgaaggtttttttattattaaaaggaaAGATAGACCATATCTATGAATCAAACATGCAATATTGAAAAGAAGGCGAATGTGAAAGTTCAACACAGTCTTAATTAGATACCGCAaagttttgctttaaatttttaaatttttctgatgAATTGATCACTTAAATGGAGTCAAAACAGGCCAAATATAACCAAGACACTtttgaaaaacaaggaagaatTGACAGGCCTTATCCAAATATCAAGATTGGCTTTAGACCTGTAATAATTAATACTGGTATATAGTATTTCAAATAAACAGATTAATAGGGCCATGGTACTTACTGGAGTGTATAGAAACTAGCTTATACATAGGTAGATACTTGACAAATGTGGCACTAGAAATCAGTTGGAAAACAGCAGAATTTTCAATGAGTGGTTCACTGAGACAATTGGttatccaaattaaaaacaaacaaacaaagccctcctcaacaccatacacaaacatcaCTTACAGGTGGACTAAGACCCGTGAAAGGCAaaaccataaatattttagaagacaatataggaaatagaaaatattttcatgaccttAATGCAGGGACAGATTTCATAAAACAGGAAATCACTAACCATAGGAAAAGAATGGTAAATTTGACTGCATTATAATTAAGATCTGTTCACAAAGCACAGCATAAAGCACGTGAAAATACAAGCAACAGAGCAAGGGACTTTTTGGCCACACGTATAATGACCAATGCACTGGTATTTAAAACATATGAAGAACTCATTAAATCAGTAAGTACAACActgaaaatagaatagaaaaatgggcaaaagatttgaatttgAACAGTcctttcacagaagagaaaatccaaaagGCTCATAAATATGAGAATATGCAAAAGCTTAATAGtaagagtaaaaaaaagtaaattctgacAATTCTTGGTGTAGGTGAAGAAGTGTAGCAGCAGGAACTCTCTGTGCTACTGGTGAGACTGTAAATTGGCACAACTACTACAGAAATCAATTTGGCATCATCTAGAAAAGTTGAGGGTATTCATACCCCAGTGATTCTATTTTTGGAGGTGGACCCAAGAGACTTTTACACATGTATTCCATGGGAAATGTCcaagaatgttcactgcagcattgttaaTACTAATagtcccaaactagaaacaaccatAGTGTCCATCCACTGTAGAATTGGATGTTCAATCAATTCATGATTGCTTCACTAAAATTATACACTGGCATGCTAGTGAACAATGGAGACAAAGAATCTATAGCTACTCtaaaaaacatggatgaatctctcAAATAAGTGATACAAGTGAGAGAAGCAAGCCATCAGAGGAAGCATGCggtatgatttatttatattaattcatataaatggtattatttagGGATGTGTACACAAGTGGtaaagctataaagaaaaactCTGAAATACTCACAATGTCAGGATAATGACTATATCTCTAAGAAAGGGTGTGGGTTGTGATTGGGAGGAACACAGTGTCTGTATTCTGGAAAGCTGGCAATggtctatttcttgacctgggtcCTAGTTACATGggtgtttgtttttacaaattatCTAAACCTGGCAGATATGTTTTATGCACTCCTCTATacctcagatttttaaatatggcTTCCTGCAAAAAAATGTAATGGAAGGAAAATATGTGAAGTAAAAATTTTGATAAGGTTTAGAGTATTAGGGAtgaaaaactttttctttctatcaAGTGTTCTGCAAGTATACATTATCACTAAAAAGGGGGGAGTGGGGATTATTTAAACTATATGCGCCCCATAATCTAGTCATTACCCTAAACCTTTTCCTTGCTAGATATTTCACCCTCTATTTATATCATTTCCCAAATCACAGATGACAGACAAGTCGGaagatcatcatcatcatcattaacaCAATCATTAGGCATCACAGGCCAAATCCATTACAGTGAGATTGGGTCACCACACTGAAATGCAAGCCGGCACACCAGGACTATTGAACACGGtcatatgtgtatttttctcagCAGAGTCCATAACAGTGACTTAGGGCTTAATCTTATCACACTTAACTGGTACTCCTGTCCAGAGACCTCCATGTGCTGGAGAATCTAGAATTAGCTAAGGAATGCTGTGGGACTGGACATGAAATTTACCATGGTGTAATGGCAAAGAGCTGGTTTAGGTTGTGCACCCTCTTAGAAGaacccaggggtggggtgggttttCCAGGATTCAATATAAATTGTTTCATCTTCCAGGCTTTGCACTTCTAGGCTGAACAGTGGTAATCTGTTTTGGCCCCACCTCTTACTCATTCTAATTTCTGTATCGgcaggcaataaataaataaataaataaataaataaaaaacaaattttcctgAGGACCTTGCTCAAGACAGTTCTGGATATGGAACTTgcccaggaaaagaaaatcattttcagCATAATTTGCTAGCATTATGGTAGTTTAATGTTGACACATAGTGTATTGTCCCAGGAATTTTCTCTCACTGGATTGATAAATCCAGCCAGGCAGCCATCCAGTAAacaattttttacaaaaatcacCATGCTTACCActgggagggggtgagggtgTTTATTTTGGTATATACAGTGATGTACAGATTTAAGTTGCATTTAGCAGATTGCTAggtattccagcaccatttaccAAGTGAACTTTCATTTCCCCATTATCTGGGAAGACGTCCTTGATTTCCTACAAATATTGAATGTAGAACTTATTTGTGCATACCAGGCTCTGCCtttgggctttctattctgtcccAGAGACCCAGTACCAGAATATTTAAATCACTGTGTCGTTAACCACGTTTTAATATCTGATAGGGCCAGTTTCTGCgcattgcacattttttttttttccctttcaggaaCGTGTTCAGGCCCGCGGCAGGGGGCGGGGTCGCGCCTCCTCCGTGGCTCTGGTTCCAGTGGAGCCTCACCGACGCGGAGATGGAAAGCCCGAGGCTGCTCCCGCCTCGAGGGACACGACAGAGCGGCGGTGCTGGCAGCCCCGCGGGCGCCAGCCGGTTCCACGGCGGCCCTGACCCGCGGGCTGGCCAGGTCCCCGCGCGCCGCCTCCTGCTGCTCCGGGGCCCCCAAGATGGCGGGCCCGGGAGGCGGCACGAGGAGGCCCGAGCGGCCTCACGGGGCCTGGGCCCGAGCCCGTTGGCGCCGAGGTCGGATCacgctggcggcggcggcggcggcgacagcGATGACTTCTTCCTGGTGTTGCTGGACCCGGCGGGTGGCGATGTGGAGACCACGGGCGCCGGCCAGGCCGCAGGGCCTGTATGGAGGGAGGAGGCCGAGTCGGTCCCACAGCTCCAGCAGGGTGAGAATGGCGCGAATCCCGCGGGCCGCCAGGCGCTAGGCCCCCGCTGCCTGTCCGCAGTCCCCGCCCCATCCCCGGCTGAAAACCCGATCCCCGCCCCAGGCCTGGGACCCGCCGCGGCCTTCACGGGCACCGTCACCATCCACAACCAAAACCTGCTGTTGCGCTTCGAGAACGGTGTCCTCACCCTGGCCACGCCCCCGCCGCCAGCCTGGGAGCCTGGGGTCGCGCCTGCCCCTCAGCCTGGGGGTCTGATGGCTCCGCAAGCGGGGGTCCCGCACGCCGCGCAGCCCAGCGACTGCCCGGAGCTGCCGCCCGACCTCCTGCTGGCGGAGCCGGCAGAACCGGCGCCCGCCCCCGCGcctgaggaggaggcagagggccgAGCCGCAGCCGAGAGTCCCCGCAGGCCGCTGGGCCCAGGCCCGGGCGTGGTGCTGTACCTGTGTCCCGAGGCGCAGTGCGGACAAACCTTCGCCAAGAAGCACCAGCTGAAGGTGCACCTGCTGACTCACAGCAGCAGCCAGGGCCAGCGGCCCTTCAAGTGCCCCCTGGGCGGCTGTGGCTGGACTTTCACCACCTCTTACAAGCTCAAGAGGCACCTGCAGTCGCACGACAAACTGCGGCCCTTTGGCTGCCCTGCGGAGGGCTGTGGCAAGAGCTTCACCACGGTGTATAACCTCAAGGCGCACATGAAGGGCCATGAGCAGGAGAACTCGTTCAAATGCGAGGTGTGCGAGGAGAGCTTCCCCACTCAGGCCAAACTCAGCGCCCACCAGCGCAGCCATTTCGAGCCTGAGAGGCCGTACCAGTGCGCGTTTTCTGGCTGCAAGAAGACGTTTATCACAGTGAGTGCCCTGTTTTCCCATAACCGTGCCCATTTCAGGGAACAGGAACTCTTTTCCTGCTCTTTTCCTGGCTGCAGCAAACAGTACGACAAGGCTTGTCGCCTGAAAATTCACCTGCGGAGCCACACCGGTGAGAGACCTTTCCTTTGTGACTTTGACGGCTGTGGCTGGAACTTCACCAGCATGTCCAAACTCTTAAGGCACAAAAGGAAGCACGAGGATGACCGGAGGTTCATGTGCCCTGTGGAAGGCTGTGGGAAATCTTTCACAAGGGCTGAGCATCTGAAAGGCCACAGCATAACCCACCTGGGCACAAAGCCTTTTGTGTGCCCTGTGGAAGGCTGCTG includes:
- the LOC118356560 gene encoding zinc finger X-linked protein ZXDB; its protein translation is MESPRLLPPRGTRQSGGAGSPAGASRFHGGPDPRAGQVPARRLLLLRGPQDGGPGRRHEEARAASRGLGPSPLAPRSDHAGGGGGGDSDDFFLVLLDPAGGDVETTGAGQAAGPVWREEAESVPQLQQGENGANPAGRQALGPRCLSAVPAPSPAENPIPAPGLGPAAAFTGTVTIHNQNLLLRFENGVLTLATPPPPAWEPGVAPAPQPGGLMAPQAGVPHAAQPSDCPELPPDLLLAEPAEPAPAPAPEEEAEGRAAAESPRRPLGPGPGVVLYLCPEAQCGQTFAKKHQLKVHLLTHSSSQGQRPFKCPLGGCGWTFTTSYKLKRHLQSHDKLRPFGCPAEGCGKSFTTVYNLKAHMKGHEQENSFKCEVCEESFPTQAKLSAHQRSHFEPERPYQCAFSGCKKTFITVSALFSHNRAHFREQELFSCSFPGCSKQYDKACRLKIHLRSHTGERPFLCDFDGCGWNFTSMSKLLRHKRKHEDDRRFMCPVEGCGKSFTRAEHLKGHSITHLGTKPFVCPVEGCCARFSARSSLYIHSKKHLQDVDTWKSRCPVSTCNKLFTSKHSMKTHMTKRHNLGQDLLAQLEAANSLTPSSELTSQGQSDLSDAELVSLFSDVPGSSSAAVLDTALVNSGILTIDVASVSSTLAGSLPANNNNSLGQAVDPRALMATSDLPQSLDTSLFFGTTASGFQQSPLDMDDVPSLSVGPLASLGSLTMKNSSQEPQALTPSSKLTVDTDALTPSSTLCENSVSELLPPTKAEWNVHPDSDFFGQEEETQFGFSSNPAGNHGSQKETDLITVTGSSFLV